Proteins found in one Exiguobacterium sp. 9-2 genomic segment:
- the guaA gene encoding glutamine-hydrolyzing GMP synthase, producing the protein MILVLDFGGQYNQLITRRIRDLGVYSELHSHKITAAEVKEIAPAGIIFSGGPRSVYAEDAYRCDPEIFDLGIPIFGICYGMQLMSQHFGGTVERAGHREYGKATLTLQDPSPMYANLPLEQTVWMSHSDLVTSVPNGFVIDGTNVSCPIASIKNEELKMYGVQYHPEVNHTVFGKELLKNFLFEVCKCAGDWSMENFIEIEVAKIQEQVGDKKVLCALSGGVDSSVVAALIHKAIGDQLTCMFVDHGLLRKGEAESVMKTFADHFHMNVIKIDAQDRFLDKLRGISDPEQKRKIIGNEFVYVFDEEASKLTDMDFLAQGTLYTDIIESGTDTAQTIKSHHNVGGLPEDMQFELIEPINTLFKDEVRELGKELGLSDEIVWRQPFPGPGLGIRVLGEITDEKLEIVRESDFILRDEIKKAGLEREIWQYFTVLPPIRSVGVMGDERTYDYAVGIRAVTSIDGMTSDWARIPWDVLEKISVRIVNEVQNVNRVLYDVTSKPPSTIEWE; encoded by the coding sequence ATGATTCTCGTCCTCGATTTTGGAGGACAGTACAATCAATTGATCACACGTCGTATTCGGGACCTTGGTGTCTACAGTGAATTGCATTCGCATAAAATCACTGCAGCTGAAGTAAAAGAAATCGCACCTGCTGGTATCATCTTCTCAGGTGGTCCACGTAGCGTCTACGCGGAGGATGCGTACCGGTGTGACCCGGAAATCTTCGACCTCGGTATTCCAATCTTCGGAATCTGTTACGGCATGCAGCTCATGTCACAACATTTCGGCGGAACAGTGGAACGTGCGGGACATCGTGAATATGGAAAAGCCACATTGACGTTACAAGACCCGTCACCGATGTATGCGAACTTACCGCTAGAACAAACGGTCTGGATGAGTCACAGTGACCTCGTCACATCTGTGCCAAACGGATTCGTTATTGATGGGACGAACGTGTCATGTCCAATCGCTTCGATCAAGAACGAAGAGTTGAAAATGTATGGTGTGCAGTATCACCCAGAAGTAAACCATACGGTCTTTGGAAAAGAATTGCTCAAGAACTTCCTCTTTGAAGTCTGTAAATGTGCAGGCGACTGGTCAATGGAGAACTTCATCGAAATCGAAGTAGCGAAGATCCAAGAACAAGTCGGCGATAAAAAAGTTCTTTGTGCCCTTTCAGGTGGTGTCGACTCGTCTGTCGTCGCAGCCTTGATCCACAAAGCAATCGGTGATCAATTGACATGTATGTTCGTCGATCACGGTTTACTGCGTAAGGGAGAAGCGGAAAGCGTCATGAAGACATTCGCGGATCACTTCCACATGAACGTCATCAAGATTGATGCTCAGGATCGTTTCCTCGATAAACTCCGTGGTATTTCGGATCCGGAGCAAAAACGTAAAATCATCGGCAACGAGTTCGTCTACGTCTTCGATGAAGAAGCTTCGAAGCTGACGGATATGGACTTCCTTGCACAAGGTACACTCTATACGGATATCATCGAGAGTGGTACGGATACGGCACAAACAATCAAATCACACCACAACGTCGGTGGACTGCCGGAAGACATGCAGTTTGAATTGATCGAACCGATCAACACGTTGTTCAAGGATGAAGTCCGTGAACTCGGGAAAGAACTTGGTCTTTCTGATGAAATCGTCTGGCGTCAGCCGTTCCCAGGACCAGGTCTCGGGATTCGTGTCCTTGGTGAAATCACAGATGAGAAACTCGAAATCGTTCGCGAATCTGATTTCATTCTTCGTGATGAGATTAAAAAAGCTGGACTCGAGCGCGAAATCTGGCAGTACTTCACAGTCCTTCCTCCAATCCGTTCGGTTGGTGTCATGGGCGATGAGCGGACATACGACTATGCTGTCGGAATCCGCGCTGTTACGTCAATTGACGGGATGACTTCAGACTGGGCACGGATCCCATGGGACGTGCTTGAGAAGATCTCGGTTCGAATCGTCAACGAAGTCCAGAACGTCAACCGCGTCCTGTACGATGTGACGTCGAAACCACCTTCAACGATTGAGTGGGAATAA
- a CDS encoding DUF2382 domain-containing protein — MTRKEDTFIQVFNTQAEVLSKVNELKAQGYDERDMYVVAQDKHSFSMVENQTNVNVDTAGEQEHQGFMGKFMAAFSDDSSTEAFRGMGLSHDESEEYRRQVESGKLVLYVDSDYGDSYEKHSQSYNQTSGVNDNQYDRTGVEANRDHNDHLSDNGSLSRTDRDQGYDNTLSADRSQDYDDTPGVDRSGVTETNSDTEEERLRLHEERLNVDKERVQTGEVNVSKHVVEDQQSIEVPVEREEVYVERRKVDHNASGTDAFVDENDSIHVPLSEEKVVVSKEDVVSEEIVVGKRKVRDTETVSETVRREEADIDEGTDTRTDVDRDDHKRL; from the coding sequence ATGACGAGAAAAGAAGATACATTTATCCAAGTATTTAATACCCAAGCGGAAGTACTGAGTAAAGTAAACGAATTGAAAGCGCAGGGATATGACGAAAGAGATATGTATGTCGTGGCTCAAGATAAACATTCCTTCTCCATGGTAGAGAATCAGACAAACGTCAATGTAGATACTGCCGGTGAACAAGAGCACCAAGGATTTATGGGGAAATTCATGGCTGCCTTTTCAGACGACTCTTCTACGGAAGCATTCCGCGGAATGGGCTTATCGCATGATGAATCAGAAGAATACCGTCGTCAGGTAGAAAGTGGCAAGCTGGTTTTATATGTAGACAGCGACTATGGCGATTCTTACGAAAAGCATAGTCAAAGCTACAACCAAACTTCTGGAGTAAACGATAATCAATATGATCGCACGGGAGTCGAAGCAAATCGGGATCACAACGACCATCTCTCTGATAACGGCTCTCTTTCCCGCACAGATCGAGACCAAGGCTACGACAACACTTTAAGTGCAGACCGAAGCCAAGACTATGACGATACTCCAGGGGTCGATCGGTCTGGCGTTACTGAAACGAACAGTGATACAGAAGAAGAACGCCTTCGCCTGCATGAAGAACGGTTAAATGTAGATAAAGAAAGAGTGCAAACAGGGGAGGTAAACGTCAGTAAACACGTAGTCGAAGATCAACAATCGATCGAGGTGCCGGTAGAGAGGGAAGAAGTTTATGTGGAACGACGTAAAGTGGATCATAATGCGTCGGGAACAGATGCTTTTGTAGATGAGAACGACTCCATTCACGTACCGCTTTCAGAAGAAAAGGTAGTAGTATCAAAAGAAGATGTAGTCTCTGAAGAAATTGTTGTTGGAAAACGTAAAGTGCGAGATACAGAAACTGTATCTGAAACGGTACGACGCGAGGAAGCAGATATTGATGAAGGTACGGATACGAGAACGGACGTAGACCGTGACGATCATAAACGACTGTAA